From a region of the bacterium BMS3Abin02 genome:
- a CDS encoding putative F0F1-ATPase subunit: MPPNYSAGKGIAEAADISSRFFASVVSGGGLGWLLDRWLGTWPWLVALGTVVGFVLGFYWMLLYAREMERRGR, translated from the coding sequence ATGCCGCCGAACTACAGCGCGGGCAAGGGGATCGCCGAGGCAGCCGATATCTCGAGCAGGTTCTTCGCGTCGGTGGTTTCGGGAGGTGGACTCGGCTGGCTGCTCGACCGCTGGTTGGGAACGTGGCCGTGGCTGGTCGCTCTCGGAACCGTCGTCGGATTCGTGCTGGGTTTCTACTGGATGTTGTTGTACGCGAGAGAGATGGAACGTCGTGGACGTTGA
- the atpB gene encoding ATP synthase subunit a: protein MIPAVLAQIVEVPSDINELFDWPAVLPWGINRVVLLTFLATLATFLFLYIPFRKPRIVPTKFQVVVESMVEFVRKDVARDIIGPESVKYEWLLIPMFFWLLFLNILEVTPLVNFPVTSRMAIPAFLAIFVWFVFVFVGFKKHGFMYIVHTLVPPGVPKALLPLIIPIELISVFFIRPVALAVRLFANMIAGHIMLAVFFVTTAGYFVLGPKLIAWPIPFAFAIVITGFEIFVAILQAFIFTLLTAVYIESSIHVEH from the coding sequence GTGATTCCGGCCGTACTGGCGCAGATCGTGGAAGTGCCCTCGGACATCAACGAGTTGTTCGACTGGCCGGCCGTGTTGCCATGGGGGATCAACCGTGTCGTGCTGTTGACGTTCCTCGCGACGCTGGCGACGTTCCTCTTTCTCTATATCCCGTTCCGCAAGCCGCGGATCGTACCGACGAAGTTCCAGGTGGTCGTCGAATCGATGGTCGAGTTCGTTCGCAAGGACGTCGCGCGGGATATCATCGGCCCGGAGTCGGTCAAGTACGAGTGGCTGCTGATTCCGATGTTCTTCTGGCTCCTTTTCTTGAACATTCTCGAGGTCACGCCGCTGGTCAACTTCCCGGTGACGTCCCGGATGGCCATCCCCGCGTTTCTCGCCATCTTCGTGTGGTTCGTGTTCGTCTTTGTCGGGTTCAAGAAGCACGGCTTCATGTACATCGTGCACACGCTCGTCCCTCCCGGTGTCCCCAAGGCGTTACTGCCGTTGATCATCCCGATCGAGCTGATCTCGGTCTTCTTCATCCGCCCGGTCGCCCTGGCAGTTCGACTCTTCGCCAACATGATCGCCGGCCACATCATGTTGGCGGTGTTTTTTGTCACCACGGCCGGCTACTTCGTGCTTGGACCGAAGTTGATCGCGTGGCCGATCCCGTTCGCGTTTGCCATCGTGATCACCGGGTTCGAGATCTTCGTCGCAATCTTGCAGGCGTTCATTTTCACACTGCTCACCGCCGTCTACATCGAGAGCTCCATTCACGTGGAGCATTGA
- the atpA gene encoding ATP synthase subunit alpha: MAELTLDPQDIAASLRKHLEDWAPELEAETVGYVMTIADGVATVRGLPGAMASELLEFPGGLLGIALNLDEDSIGVVLMGEFSHIEEGSPVRSTGRVLSIGVGDAMLGRVVDSLGNPLDGKGPINTTESRLLEVQAPSVVQRQPVKEPLQTGIKAIDAMIPIGRGQRELIIGDRQTGKTAIAVDTIINQKGKDVKCVYVAIGQKASTVAEVVDAFHKHGAMDYTVVVNAAASAPAALQMYAPYAGSAIAQYWMYKGGHALIVFDDLSKQAVAYRQISLLLRRPPGREAYPGDVFYLHSRLLERCAKLSDDLGGGSLTGLPIVETKAGDVSAYIPTNVISITDGQIFLETDLFYSGVRPAINAGISVSRVGGDAQIKAMKKVAGPLRINLAQFRELEAFAEFGSELDATSAAQLARGRRVVEVLKQPQFTPVPVDEQVLVIYAVTNGFMDDITVADIGRFESELRGFVRSRYPAVLEQIDSAGELPDTEEMNKAIGEFKELFEAGKE; encoded by the coding sequence ATGGCTGAACTGACGCTCGACCCGCAAGACATCGCCGCTTCCCTGCGGAAGCATCTCGAAGACTGGGCTCCGGAGCTCGAAGCCGAGACGGTCGGTTACGTGATGACGATCGCCGACGGTGTGGCGACGGTGAGAGGCCTTCCCGGCGCCATGGCGTCCGAGCTGCTGGAGTTCCCCGGCGGCCTGCTCGGCATCGCCCTGAACCTGGATGAGGACTCGATCGGTGTCGTGCTGATGGGCGAGTTTTCCCACATCGAGGAAGGCTCGCCGGTCCGTTCCACCGGCCGGGTGCTCTCGATCGGTGTCGGCGATGCCATGCTCGGGCGTGTCGTCGACTCGCTCGGCAACCCTCTCGACGGAAAAGGCCCGATCAACACGACGGAGAGCCGTCTCCTCGAAGTGCAGGCCCCTTCGGTCGTGCAGCGCCAGCCGGTCAAGGAGCCCTTGCAGACGGGGATCAAGGCGATCGACGCGATGATCCCGATCGGTCGCGGGCAGCGGGAGCTGATCATCGGTGACCGCCAGACCGGAAAGACGGCGATCGCGGTCGACACGATCATCAACCAGAAGGGCAAGGACGTGAAGTGCGTCTACGTCGCGATCGGCCAGAAGGCTTCAACGGTCGCCGAGGTGGTCGATGCATTCCACAAGCACGGTGCGATGGACTACACGGTGGTGGTCAACGCAGCGGCATCGGCGCCTGCAGCGCTGCAGATGTACGCGCCGTACGCCGGCTCGGCGATCGCCCAGTACTGGATGTACAAGGGCGGGCACGCCTTGATCGTCTTCGACGACCTGTCCAAACAGGCTGTCGCCTACCGGCAGATCTCCCTGCTGCTGCGGCGTCCTCCGGGCCGTGAGGCGTATCCTGGCGACGTCTTCTATCTGCACAGCCGACTTCTCGAGCGCTGTGCGAAACTTTCGGACGATCTCGGCGGGGGATCGTTGACGGGGTTGCCCATCGTCGAGACGAAGGCGGGAGACGTGTCGGCGTACATCCCGACGAACGTGATCTCGATCACCGACGGGCAGATCTTCCTGGAGACCGACCTCTTCTACTCGGGTGTGCGCCCCGCGATCAACGCCGGCATCTCGGTGTCGCGCGTCGGCGGTGACGCGCAGATCAAGGCCATGAAGAAGGTCGCCGGTCCGCTGCGTATCAACCTGGCACAGTTTCGCGAGCTGGAGGCCTTCGCCGAGTTCGGTTCCGAGCTCGATGCCACCAGTGCGGCTCAGCTGGCGCGGGGCCGCCGTGTGGTCGAGGTGCTCAAGCAGCCTCAGTTCACGCCGGTCCCGGTCGATGAACAGGTGCTCGTGATCTATGCGGTGACCAACGGATTCATGGACGACATTACGGTGGCGGACATCGGTCGGTTCGAGTCGGAGCTGCGTGGATTCGTCCGGAGTCGCTACCCGGCCGTGCTGGAGCAGATCGATTCCGCCGGCGAGCTTCCGGACACGGAGGAGATGAACAAGGCGATCGGCGAGTTCAAAGAGCTCTTCGAGGCGGGAAAGGAGTAG
- the atpG gene encoding ATP synthase gamma chain, with protein MASAELRQTRRRIRSVQSTKKITRAMELIAASRIVKAQQRVHASKPYVEQLTDVIRNVGRAAGGATHMLLERRDVRAAGIVVVSSDRGLAGAFNSTVIRMAERRIVELRSRDVQIRVYVVGKKAQTYFRFRGYHVERAFLGVTDAPGYADARNLANVIMEEYASRAVDAVEVFYTRYVSALVQDAVGFELLPIIPPEVDEEPVTTVTYSYEPSPSEILDRLLPRYVEASAFGVLLDSSASEHASRQRAMKAATENAEDLIKVLSRMANQARQAEITTEISEIVGGAEALRNT; from the coding sequence TTGGCGAGCGCCGAGCTTCGACAGACGCGGCGGCGGATCCGATCCGTCCAGTCGACGAAGAAGATCACGCGCGCGATGGAGCTCATCGCCGCGTCGCGCATCGTCAAGGCTCAGCAGCGTGTCCATGCCTCCAAGCCGTACGTGGAGCAGCTCACCGACGTGATCAGAAACGTGGGGCGTGCCGCCGGAGGTGCGACGCACATGCTCCTGGAGAGGCGCGACGTCCGGGCCGCGGGAATCGTCGTGGTGTCGTCGGATCGTGGTCTCGCCGGTGCCTTCAACTCGACGGTCATCAGGATGGCCGAGCGCCGCATCGTCGAACTTCGATCCCGGGACGTGCAGATTCGCGTGTATGTCGTCGGCAAGAAGGCGCAGACGTATTTCCGTTTCCGGGGATATCACGTCGAGCGGGCCTTCCTGGGAGTGACCGACGCCCCCGGATATGCGGATGCCCGGAACCTCGCGAACGTGATCATGGAGGAGTACGCAAGCAGGGCGGTGGACGCCGTGGAGGTGTTCTACACCCGATACGTGTCCGCACTCGTACAAGACGCGGTCGGCTTCGAGCTGCTGCCGATCATCCCGCCGGAAGTCGACGAGGAGCCGGTCACCACGGTGACCTACAGCTATGAGCCGTCGCCGTCGGAGATTCTCGATCGGCTGTTGCCGCGGTACGTGGAGGCTTCGGCCTTCGGTGTGCTGCTGGACTCGTCCGCGTCGGAGCACGCATCGAGGCAGCGGGCGATGAAGGCGGCAACGGAGAACGCGGAAGACCTGATCAAGGTGCTCAGCCGGATGGCCAACCAGGCCCGCCAGGCTGAGATCACAACGGAGATCTCAGAGATCGTTGGCGGCGCGGAAGCGCTGCGCAACACATGA
- the atpF gene encoding ATP synthase subunit b, whose protein sequence is MFASAPLLVLAAEGRSGLFLILPEIRELIWGIVSFTVLVFLLWKFAGPALNRTLEARQQAVVGGMREAEEAKAEAQGLLNDYREQLANAKEESNRIIEEARQTAEAMRTEMLAMARAEAEETVAKARSEVAAERERALAEVRQEVANLSIDLAERVVQGSLDREAQQGLIGRYLEELERMG, encoded by the coding sequence ATGTTCGCCTCGGCGCCATTACTGGTTCTCGCGGCCGAGGGGCGATCGGGCCTGTTCTTGATCCTCCCGGAGATCCGCGAGCTGATCTGGGGAATCGTGAGCTTCACGGTGCTGGTGTTCCTGCTCTGGAAGTTTGCGGGGCCGGCGCTCAACCGAACGCTCGAAGCGCGCCAGCAGGCCGTCGTCGGAGGCATGCGGGAGGCCGAGGAAGCCAAGGCGGAGGCTCAGGGGCTCCTGAACGATTACCGCGAACAACTGGCGAACGCCAAAGAGGAGTCCAACCGGATCATCGAGGAGGCCCGGCAGACGGCCGAGGCGATGCGCACCGAGATGCTCGCCATGGCCCGGGCCGAGGCGGAGGAGACAGTCGCGAAGGCCAGGAGCGAGGTCGCCGCCGAGCGCGAGCGCGCACTCGCGGAGGTTCGCCAGGAAGTTGCCAACCTCTCGATCGACCTCGCCGAGCGGGTCGTGCAGGGCAGCCTGGACCGCGAAGCGCAGCAGGGCCTGATCGGCCGGTACCTCGAAGAACTCGAACGGATGGGTTAG
- the atpE gene encoding ATP synthase subunit c, which produces MEQQAAALLGAGLAYGLAAIGPGIGIGIVVGNAVQAMVRQPEMAGQVRTTMFLGIAFTEALALFGLLLFFILFGQV; this is translated from the coding sequence TTGGAACAGCAAGCTGCAGCACTTCTCGGGGCGGGTCTGGCCTACGGCCTCGCCGCCATCGGTCCCGGAATCGGAATCGGCATCGTGGTCGGCAACGCCGTGCAGGCGATGGTCCGGCAGCCGGAGATGGCGGGGCAGGTCCGTACGACCATGTTCCTGGGTATCGCCTTTACCGAGGCGCTCGCCCTCTTCGGCCTGCTCCTGTTCTTCATCCTGTTCGGACAGGTGTGA
- the atpH gene encoding ATP synthase subunit delta translates to MDERIAGYADAIFAIAGAEGQLATVEDEMFAVARAIEGSAELADALADPRLPAERKEAILADLLEGQASDLTTAFVRFVAGLGRARDLPAVADAFVARAAAERNRAVAEVRAAVPLDAQTLAKLEDALGKATGKNIEVKLVVDPSVLGGIVATIGDTVIDGSIRHRLESLRQTLQSR, encoded by the coding sequence ATGGACGAGCGCATCGCGGGATACGCGGACGCCATCTTCGCCATTGCCGGCGCCGAAGGGCAGCTCGCGACCGTCGAAGATGAGATGTTCGCGGTCGCTCGGGCAATCGAAGGTTCCGCGGAGCTTGCCGACGCACTGGCAGATCCGCGGTTGCCGGCCGAGCGGAAGGAGGCAATCCTCGCCGATCTGCTGGAAGGCCAGGCATCGGACCTGACGACGGCGTTCGTGCGGTTCGTGGCCGGCCTGGGCCGGGCACGTGACCTTCCGGCGGTTGCCGACGCCTTTGTGGCTCGCGCCGCGGCGGAGCGCAACCGGGCGGTCGCCGAGGTCCGTGCGGCGGTGCCGCTGGACGCGCAGACACTCGCGAAACTCGAGGATGCGCTCGGGAAGGCGACCGGAAAGAACATCGAGGTGAAGCTCGTGGTCGACCCATCGGTTTTGGGCGGCATCGTCGCCACGATCGGCGACACGGTGATCGACGGTTCGATCCGTCACCGTCTCGAGAGTCTTCGCCAGACCTTACAGAGCCGCTGA